A window of the bacterium genome harbors these coding sequences:
- a CDS encoding FecR domain-containing protein — protein MRNRHLIHLCSVLVAALAMAASTGERTVGSVSFYIGDVRWRTGEGPWQQARLELPLTAAHELRTGPESRAELKLGSSVVRLGEQSLVRLADLAVHEGAAEGGLQLVIGRIWSRLRGLGEGGLEVRSPTAVMAVRGTTFRAEAEADSSLALWVYEGRVDTGPPRGGQVGSTPAAGSSGGAPVPVQGAPRPVPGPYEITLAEWVQVVQGQLLRLRADGRYAVEPFDPEGDRQEDWVRWNLERDAHFDD, from the coding sequence ATCGACACCTGATCCATCTGTGCTCCGTGCTGGTCGCGGCCCTTGCCATGGCCGCATCCACCGGTGAGCGGACCGTGGGCTCCGTCAGCTTCTACATTGGGGATGTCCGCTGGCGGACGGGGGAGGGTCCCTGGCAACAGGCCCGCCTGGAACTACCCCTCACGGCCGCCCACGAATTGCGCACTGGCCCGGAAAGCCGGGCCGAGCTGAAGCTGGGCTCCAGCGTGGTGCGGCTGGGCGAGCAGAGCCTGGTCCGCCTGGCCGATCTCGCCGTGCACGAGGGCGCGGCCGAAGGCGGGTTGCAGCTGGTCATCGGGCGCATCTGGAGCCGTCTGCGCGGCCTGGGCGAGGGCGGTCTTGAAGTGCGCAGCCCCACCGCGGTGATGGCCGTGCGCGGCACGACTTTCCGCGCCGAGGCGGAGGCGGACTCCAGCCTGGCCCTCTGGGTCTACGAGGGTCGGGTGGACACCGGCCCCCCGCGCGGCGGACAGGTCGGCAGCACGCCCGCCGCCGGATCCAGCGGCGGCGCGCCGGTGCCCGTCCAGGGGGCGCCCCGGCCGGTGCCAGGCCCCTACGAGATCACCCTGGCGGAATGGGTGCAGGTCGTCCAGGGCCAGCTCCTCCGCCTGCGGGCGGACGGTCGCTATGCGGTGGAGCCCTTCGAC